The Candidatus Scalindua japonica genome includes the window TGGTATTACTCTGGTCGTAACATATGCAGTCGGGAACCTGTTCCGTAAATTTCTTACAAAAAGAAAATTTGGAATGAGCGGAAGGCTTATTGGAGGAGGAATTTCGTTTACAAAGACAGTAATTACATGCTGTGTGATTATTGCAGGGGTCTCATTTTGGGGGAACGACCAGACGAGGAAAACAATTGATAATTCACTGGTTGCGAAAAATCTCGATAAAGGTACAAAAAACGTAATCCCTCTATTTCCACAAGAAATTAAAGATATGGCAATAGATGGGAAAGAGGTTAGCGAAGAGAAAGAAACCAGTGAAGAAAAACAATAATTACTAAGGGGAATAATTGATGGTAAAGTCACAAAAACCGGAAAGTGCTGAAAAAGGTAAACCAGAGGCAAGTAAAAAAGATCAAGCTCTGGAAAGAGCAGTGTCACAGATTGAAAGACAGTTTGGTAAAGGATCAATAATGCGTCTGGGAGAAGACCAGAAGCTAGATGTGCCTGTAATATCAACCGGTTCGCTCTCTCTGGATATGGCCCTCGGCGTAGGTGGAATGCCGCGTGGAAGGGTAGTGGAAGTTTTTGGGCCTGAATCCTCAGGGAAAACCACTCTGACCCTTCACATCGTTGCCAATGCGCAAAAACAAGGAGGTACCGCTGCTTTTATCGATGTTGAACACGCCCTTGATCCCGACTACGCAAAAAGACTCGGTGTAAACCTGGATACTCTGTTGGTTAATCAGCCGGATACCGGAGAGCAGGCGTTGGAAATAGCAGAGCTTTTAACAAGAAGTAACGCAATTGATGTAATTGTTGTCGACTCTGTAGCCGCCCTCGTTCCAAAGGCTGAACTTGAGGGGCAGATGGGCGACTCACATGTTGCGTTACAGGCCAGATTAATGTCACAAGCGCTCAGAAAACTTACATCTGTGATCTCTAAATCAAAGACATGTCTTATATTTATCAACCAGATCCGTGAAAAGATTGGTGTGATGTTCGGTAACCCGGAGACAACTCCCGGTGGAAGAGCGCTGAAATTCTACTCCTCCGTCAGGGTTGATATTAGAAGGATTGGCAGCATTAAAGATGGCGAGAAGGTTATTGGAAACAGAGTGAGGGCTAAAATAGCAAAAAACAAAGTGGCTGCGCCATTTAAGAAGGCAGAATTTGACATAATGTTCAACCAGGGTATTTCCAGGTCTGGTGATATTGTTGATCTTGGTGTAGAAGCGCAGGTTGTGGAAAAAAGTGGTACATGGTTCTCATATGGAGAGATACGACTGGGACAGGGAAGAGAGAATACCAAGAAATTTATTGAAAGCAAGCCGGAATTACTGGAAGAGATTGAGCAGGCGATAGCCAGGAAGACAGCAGACGAAAAATGAAACAGATTGACTCAAAGTATAAAACAATGTAAGATAATGGACTAGAAAAAGATTTAGTAGTTTAAATATATTAGTTATGAGGTGACAAAATGATTGGTATTTCAAAGTTGTATTGTGGCACGGTCGAGCCTTCCGACGCAATTAGATATGGAAGGGATTCAGGTAAATTGCCTTCGCATCTTTTACAATTTTCCAAAGATAAAAAACCTGTAGTAGTATGGAATGTGGGGCAGAGATGTAATCTTAAATGCGTACATTGCTACTCTCAATCTAAAGATATTGAATATTCAGGTGAACTGACAACAAAAGAAGCAAAGGATATGATTGACGGCCTTGCGGAATATGGCGCTCCAGTAATTCTCTTTTCAGGCGGTGAACCATTGATGAGAGATGATTTGATGGAGTTGATTGCGTATGCCAAAGAAAAAGGGTTAAGGGCAGTTATAAGTACAAACGGGACGATGATTACTGAAGAGAAGGGGGAAGAATTAAAAAAGTTCGGACTTTCTTATGTTGGTATCAGTCTTGACGGCTTAAAGGAAACCAATGACAAATTCCGTGGTATTGAAGGTGCATTTGATGATGCTTTGATGGGAATTAGAAACTGCCTGAAGTTAGGTATTAAAGTGGGGCTTCGTTTCACTATTAATAAGAGAAATGCGCAGGACATCCCGGGAATATTTGAACTGATTGAAAGAGAGAAAATCCCAAGGGTTTGTTTTTACCATTTAGTTTATTCCGGAAGAGGATCCAGGTTGATGGAAGAGGATCTTACACATGAGGAAACCCGTAAAGTTGTTGACCTCATTATTGACAAAACAAAGGCCGCTCACGATCGTGGAAATCCATTGGAAGTTTTAACTGTGGATAATCATGCTGATGGCCCATATATATATCAGAGATTACTTAAAGAAGACCCAAAACGAGCGGCAGAGGTACTTGAACTGTTAAAGTGGAACGAGGGGAACAGTTCCGGACACGGTCTTGCCTGTGTAAGCTGGGATGGTGCCGTACATGCTGACCAATTCTGGAGAGAGCATACTTTCGGCAATGTGCGTGAACGAAAATTCGGCGAAATCTGGGAAGATAAATCAAATGAACTTCTAATGAAACTGAAAGAGAAAAAGAACTATGTTACCGGCAGATGTTCCAAGTGTAAGTGGCTTGATATCTGTGGTGGTAATTTCAGGGCACGTGCAGAGTCAGTCCATGGTGATATATGGGAGCCTGATCCTGCATGTTATTTAACCGATGAAGAAATTGGTTTAGTTGCGGATGTGCCTTTAGCTGTCCGATAAAATTATTAAAGCCCATGTTTCCTTTTTGCAAATAAGAAAACATGGGCTTTTTCTATTAAAGTGGAGTTTTTAACTCAACCCACCAGAATTTCCTGAACCCTGGAAACTCCCTTACCTAATTCTACTTTATAACCACCTTCGTGCAGAATTTTTTCAACAGCAGAGATTGCCAGCACAATGTCAAATTCATTGACATAACCCATATGGCCAACTCTGAATATTTTGCCTTTCAGTTCATCCTGGCCACCAGCTATTGTTACCCCTGTCTCATCTCTCAGCTTTTTTATTCCGGCGTCAAAGTTTACTCCTTTCGGAATTTTGACAGATGTTAACACATTGCCCGCAGCATCGTTCGCAAACAGCTCAAGTCCCAGCGCCTTAATACCCTCTCTTGTCGCATGGGCCAGTTTGGCATGTCGCGCCCAGACCTTCTCAATCCCCTCACTCCTGATAATTTCGATAGATTTTCCTGCTGCCATTATAAGAGAAATTGCGGGAGTATAAGCCGTAGTTTTACTGCTCAGCGCCTTCCTCATTTTCTTAAGATTCCAGTAGTACTTTGGTAGATCAGACTTCTCAATGGAATCCCATGCACTCTGTGCGACACACACAAAGGCCAGGCCAGGAGGCAGCATAAAGCCTTTTTGAGAACCTGTAACAGCAATGTCAATACCCCAGTCATCCATCTTAAACGGTTGAACACCGATTCCAGATATTCCGTCAACTGCCAATAATAAGTTGCGGCCTTTAACAACTTTTGCTATTGCCTCAATATTATGGATAACACCGGTTGAAGTTTCACTTAATGTCGTGAATACCACCTTTGCATCCTGTTCCTTTTCGATTGTGTCATTCACTACGGCAGGGTCTACTGCCTTTCCGTTTTCTACTTCGATCTTTACCGTGTTTACACCATATGTGCCGCAAATTTGTGCCCACCTCTCTCCAAATTTACCACCACTTACCACAATGGCTTTATCCCCCCTGGACAAAGTGTTAGCGACACATGCCTCCATTCCGCCTGTTCCGGAAGAGGCGAACGTAAATACTTCACCATCCTTAGTCTGAAAAACATATTTTAAATTTTCAGACACATTCGCGAATATATCAGAAAATTCAGAAGTTCTGTGATGAATCATTGGGCTTGCTTCTGCCAGAACAACTTCCGGCGGTATTTGAGTTGGGCCCGGTGTAAACAAATAAGTCTTCTTCATTTTTTACCCTTACTATTTATAAAAATTAAAGTTTTAGCCAATTAAAAATAAATCAGGTTTCGGAAAAAAATAACTTTCAATTATAATCGTACTCAGGCTCAGGTTAGACTTGGCCGATCTAATTCAACCGAACCGCAAGCACAGCCTCTTCTGCGTTGACGGTTCGCCGAATTAAGGCTGGACAAGGATGGCCTGAAAATGAGATGCCCTCCCGGCAAATATCATTTGGACGGGCCAGAATGTAAAGCTCTTTTTCTCCGAAACCGAAAATGTCGATTTTAATACAAAAGGATTATATAATCAACTATTTTAAATACTTGACTGAAAATGGAAAAACATTTAATCTTACAGTTCGCTTGTATGTAAATTTCAATATTTGAGTGTAAATATGCACTATAAGTTCTTTGGAACATGATGTTTAGTATATAACAAGACATTACTTTAGAAACCATTTTACGTACTGAATAGAGACGGAAAGAGGTTTTGCTTTTCTATCACAAATAATCATGATATTAGATAAGATACGTGCATATAAACTGACAGAGGTTGCTGAGAGCAAAAAGCTTGTCTCTATAGACTCTTTGAAAGAGAGATGTATAAACGTTCCGGAAGCAGTCAAGTCCGGTACGGCATTGAAAAAAGAGAATAGGATCAAATTTATTGCTGAGGTCAAGAAGGCATCACCTTCAGCCGGTATTATCAGGGAAGATTTCAATTATATCACCATAGCAAAAGAATATGAGGCAGGTGGAGCGTCCGCAATATCCGTGCTGACAGATAAAGAGTTTTTCAAGGGGGATATTAAATATCTCTCTGAGGTTAAAGAAACAGTCAGTCTGCCTGTCCTGAGAAAAGATTTTATAATTGATTTGTATCAGATATACGAGGCAAGAGCTGCCGGTGCCGATCTGGTGTTACTGATTGCAAGGATTCTCACAAAGGAGCAGATAGAAAAATTTCTTTCTCTGTCCGATGAGCTGGGAATGGAGTGTCTGGTTGAGGTGCATGACAATGACGAATTGGAAAAGGTGTTGGAGACAGAAGCAAACATTATCGGAATTAACAACAGAAATCTTGATACATTTGAAACTAACCTTGAAACTACACTTCAACTCTGCCATAGGATACCTGAAGGCAAGGTTGTCGTAAGTGAAAGTGGGATCAAAACGAGGGAAGATGTCCTTGTGCTTGAGAAAGCAGGTATTGATGCAATCCTGATAGGTGAAACATTGATGCGCAGTAAAGATATTTCTAAAAAGATAAGAGAGTTGTTTTGTACTTAGATAATGATGGCTTGCCAAAATAATAATCCTGGAATCTTCTCGAAAATTCCCCGACGTCTTTTGTCCGGGGAAGAGAGGTTGGTCGTCTATCCGTGACAATTCATGAAATTCATGTCTTAAAATATCACAAACCTAAAATATACTTTTCTTCTGTGAAATAGTATGTTTAAATATATTACTTCAAAATGATTGTTATAAATACATTTACATAAAGGAAATATATCCATGAAAAAAGAGAAATTTATGATCCCGACAGTAGTAATTATGTTTCTTACACTTTGCCTGACGTTTAACAATATTGCCGTTGGGGAATTGAGACAGGACCCAGATGCGGCGATGGAATTAAACACAATCAGAAAGAACCTTGGCACATATTCAAAGATGAAACCGGGGGATGCCAAAGATTATTATGAAGAGGCCCTTAATGAGCTTCAGGCAATAGTCGACATGTTTGCCGGTACACATGAGGCGCTGGAAGCGACTTTTTACATCGGCGCTACTCATAATATAATGCGTAATTTCATCGAAGCCATAGCCTATTTTGACGAAGTATTGGCTTTGCAGAATGAAATCGACCAGAATTTCAAGGCAAGGCTATTGTATTTTAAGGCGCAGGCCCTTATCGGGTCCGGTAATATTTCAGGAGCAAAAGATGTTATCACAGAATTAAGGATTATTGAGCCAGGTGCCGCAAATGCCTTCGGGAAGGAATTGGGTGGTACAATAAGGCTTGGAATGCATGCACCCGATTTTCACACTAAAGATTATAAGGGAAACCCGATAAGCCTGTCAGATTTTAAAGGCAAAATAGTTGTCATGAACTTCTGGGCAACATGGAATGATAATTGTATCGAGAAAATTTCGGAAACAAAACAGTTGTACAGAAAATTTAAAGGACCTGGTATTCAATTTATTGGAATAAGTCTTGACGACGAAATTGACGATTTAAAAGGTGTTCTGTTACAAAGAAATATAGAATGGTCTCAAATATTTGAAGGTATGCGTTATAAAGGTATGATGTCAAAATTGTTTGATGTAAGGCAGATACCAATAATTTTTGTGCTGGACCAACAGGGCAGAGTTCAATACATTGGAAACAGTGTAGATAAAATTACTCAAATTATTTCAACGCTGGTTGTCAGAGGAGATAAAAAACCTGGCGGGTATTAATAGAACGGTCGTACCTTAATCTCCGTGTATTCCAAAACTGTCACCTTTCAGGATAGCTCGACCCAGCAAGTTTAGACTGCAGAGGCAGGTTTATAATCAGGGCTTACAAAAAGATCGCAACTGCATATGCCGTCTTTCTCTATCTCCTCTTTGTGATACTCGCACGGACATATAATTTTTGCGTCTATCTCTTTGTCGTCTGAAAGCATTCTGCACGGACAGTAAAAAAAACCGTTCTTCAGTTTTCTCTTTGCCAGACTCTTAATTATTTTATCCACATGGTGAGAATCCGGGTTCAGTTCATAAGGGTTTTCCGCCACATAATCATCAACTAATTTACGAGCATCTGTTTCAAACTTTTCTATTGTATCGTTCACAGTAATATCCTCCCACCATTATATTAACTATTTTGTGTATTAAAGTAGCTGCAGGCTTCCTGCCCGAATAGGTACAGGCGGGTAACCCGCGTGTATCATCACTTAATGAGTGTTTTAAAGTTCCTGATAGATTGTGCAACCGGAAGAATGCGCTTGCCTACCCGAACGTACTATTCGGTACGGGCGGGAATAAGTATGTCTGAGAAAAAATTATATATGATGAAAAAGGATTTGCAAGGCTAAAGAAATTGATTTATCCTGAGACTATGTTGATCGAAGACGTACTCGGAAAAAACGGAGTTATCGCAAAAAAATCAGGTTCTTATGAACTGAGGCCAGAACAGCTGGATATGGCACTGGCAATTGAAAAAGCCATTGAAGACAACAAGCACCTTATCGTAGAAGCAGGGACCGGAGTAGGAAAAAGTATGGCATACCTTCTTCCTTTTATATTCTGGAGTGTCATAAACAACAAAAAGGTAATCATCTCAACGCACACTAAGACGCTACAGGAGCAATTAATAAAAAAAGACCTTCCATTCCTTCGTAATGCATTGAAATCTGTTAATGTTTTTGCTGATACAAGAGATAATAATTGTCCTGCACAGCACGAACAGAAAGATGAATTTGATTTTTTCTATGCCCTTTGTGTAGGTGGGCAGAATTATTTATGCCTCAGAAGATTCCACCAGGCACAGAAGCAGGGTGTCTTTAACACTAAAAAGGAATTTATTGAATTTGAACAAATTATCCAGTGGGAAACACAAGCAAAGAGAGGTTTGCGATCAGAACTTGACTTTGAACCTTCACCAGCAATATGGAGTAAGGTCTGTAGAGAGTCTGACCTCTGCTTTGGCAAAAAATGTTCTTTCAAAGACGATTGCTACTACAATAAAGCGCGGAGAAAAGAGTATAAGGCACAGATACTGGTCACAAATCATCATCTTTTTTTTGCTAATCTGGCAAGTGACGGACGGGTTTTACCCGATTTTGATGCCGTAGTTTTTGATGAAGCCCATACACTGGAGGATATAGCTACCGGTTACTTCGGTGTCGAAGTTTCGAATTCCAGGATTAAATATATGCTCGACTCTATTCTGAACCCTAAGACCGGTAAGGGGTTGATAACAAGGCTTTTTGACTCTTCAAATACATTCGATCAGGCTGATAAAACGGGGATTATAAGTGATTGTGAGACACTGCTGAAAGAAGCTGGCTCTGCCAGCGATCTTTTCTTTTCAGAAGTTGTTGAAAAATACGGTACAGGAAATAAAACCACCAGGATCAGAAAAAAGGGTATCATTAACAACTACCTTGATAAGCCATTGTCAAATCTTTATGATCTGCTGGAGTCTCTATCAAAGCAGGTCAAGACAGATGAGGATAGACTTGAAATTATTGCATTCGCAAACAGGTGCAGTGAAACTAAGAGAAATATTTTTACTATCATAAATCAGGAATTGGAAGAGTGTGTATATTGGGCAGAGGTAATAAGGAGAAAGTCTCGATATGGATCGTTCACAAATACATTGCAATTAACCAACACACTGGAACCATTAAACCATAAATTTTCAAGATGCTCTCTACTTGCCGCACCAATAAATGTTGCCAGGGAATTTGAGAGGCAGATATTTGGCAGGATCAGGCCGGTAATTCTTACTTCAGCTACGCTTTCAATCAACGGAAACTTCAAATATATAAAGGGGAGGTTGGGAATACCTGTCTGTGCAAAGCCAGGTACAGAAAAATCACTCAACAATTCCGAACAGGAGGAATTTGATCCATGCGTAACAACCGAAGATGACTATAACGAGAAAGCGATAGGGTCGCCATTTAATTTTTCAGAAAACGCACTCATATACATTCCGGACAACATTCCTGATCCGAATTTGCAGCCTGATAAATTTAAAGACAATATTATTAAACACATAGAGGAGATAATCACTTACTCACAGGGAAGGACTTTTATTCTCTTTACAAGTTTCAAGATGCTTAATAGCGTATACGAAGAGATCTGGGAGGAGCTGGACGAGTTTACAATTTTCCGGCAGGGAGACAAGCCAAGATATCAATTGATCGAAGAGTTTAAGACCAGTGAGAAAGCTGTCCTCTTTGGCACAGCAACATTCTGGCAGGGAGTTGATGTGCCCGGTGAAGCCTTGAAGTGTGTAATAATAACAAAATTGCCTTTTGCTGTCCCTGATGATCCGATAATTGAAGCAAGGATGGAGCTGTTGAAATCCCAGAATAAAAACCCTTTTATGTTCTATCAGGTTCCACAGGCAATAACACTCCTGAGGCAGGGATTTGGCCGTCTGATCAGGTCAACGACGGATACTGGTGTGGTTGCAATACTTGATCCCCGCATTAAGAGCAAGTTTTATGGCAAGTACTTCTTAAACTCGCTTCCCGACTGTAAAAAAGTTTCTGAAATAGAAGAGATTAAAAATTTTTTTAATCCATTTGAATGTTGATATTTCTGATTAATCGCTATTTTAAGCTTTTGTGATATAATGATTCTAATATTCTAATAAGAACATAATATTGGGATTTTCATTTTATTGTTATGGTAAAAATGGATTTTGGCAAAAGAGATATAGTAATGACTACATTATTAAGTTATGCAAGTAGAAAAGAGTTAAAAAACTGATGTAAAATAAGAATGGAAGAAATGAATTAAACTATCTCTTGGTTTCCTGGCTTCCTTATAAAAAGTCAGTATTAGTAGTTATAAAAGAAACACGATAAGGAAACCAGGAATGCAGGAGTAAAGTAACAAAGTAATTTATGTATCTGTTTTATAAAAAACCTGAAGGATGATGTTCGGCAATGCCAGATAAACGCATAGAAAATCTAAATGTATTTACTGAAGAACCACTCCTTGCGCCTGTTGAACTGAAGAAGCGATTTCCTGTTACCGATAAGGCCGTCCGGGCTGTTATGACAGGGCAAAGCACTATCAAAAATATTCTGGATAGAAAAGACCCTCGTATTTTCGTCGTTGTAGGGCCCTGCTCAATTCATGACGTTGCGGCCGCGAGAGATTACGCTTTGCGTCTTAAAAAACTGGCTGATGAAGTGGATGATACACTGTTTTTATTGTTGCGTGTCTATTTTGAGAAACCGCGTACAAAAACAGGCTGGCAGGGTTTCATTAACGATCCGGGTCTGGATGGCTCCGGAAAATTGGAAGAGGGCCTGAAACGTGCACGCGAGCTGCTTTTATATGTTGCTGACCTCGGTTTGCCTGCGGCAGGAGAAGCGCTTGATCTCGTATCACCTCAATATATCCAGGACCTCTTCTCCTGGACAGCGATTGGCGCCCGCACAACTGAGTCACAAACACACAGGAAAATGGCAAGCGGGTTTTCAACTACAGTTGGATTTAAGAATGGGACTAATGGTAACTTAACAATCGCGATAAATGCTATGCACACTGCCGCTAATCCGAACAGCTTTGTCAGTGTGGGCCCTGAAGGCCATGTTGCTGTTATTCGAACGAAAGGTAACAGGTATACACACATTGTACTTCGCGGCGGTGAGTCAGGGGTCAATTACGATGCCGACAGCATCGCAGGATGCCAGAAGGAATTAAGGGAATCCGGCTTGCCTGAAAACATTATGGTGGACTGCAGCCATGCTAATTCTCAAAGCGACCCGGATAAACAACTCGAAGTACTGGAAGATATTACCCGCCAGATCCTTGAAGGCAACCAATCGATTATCGGCTTGATGCTGGAGAGTAATATTAATAGAGGCAAACAGCCTGTTCCTTCTGACAGGGCGGCTCTTAAGTATGGTGTTTCCATCACCGATGCCTGTATCGATTGGCAAGCTACTGAGAATGCCTTAAAGCTATTACGAGAACGGCTTAAAAACCGTCTACCGGTTCGCGAAAATCACGCTTAACTTAACATAGAGAAATTACCGGTGCTACGGAGGTGCATCCGCCACATTGATTTGTTAGGAGTTTACTTACTGATTCATACTCATTTCTTTCTCAAAAAGTAATCAGGCAGAGACACAAAGCACAAAGGGTAATAACTATAATTTTTTTAGAAAATCTCTCGTTTTTGTGTTAGACTAAAACTCAGTACATATAATGATTTAAACTTTCTTAAGATCCAGGTCTACTAATTTTAATGAAAAAGAATTTAAAACTATACAGTGTCATAATAGTTGTAGTAGCTATTGTAATTCTTTCCATAAGTTTTACTAATTTCCAGAAGCAATCTACATTGTTACGAGAGGAAGTTTTCGATAAGTGCAAAATGATTGCTCTGGAGCTTAAGCACACAAGGGAATATCTGGCTGAAACAATGGCAATTACAAACATGGAACATGACGAAACTACCAGACTGCTCATGCCGGCAATCGCGGGAAATGAGATTGGCAAAAAGTTTTATAACGCGACAGGATATCGATTGAGGCAGGTGAGCTCGAGATATAGAAATCCGAAAAACAGGCCGGACAGGTTTGAGGAACAAGCCTTGGCTGAATTCGAGAAGGACAAAAAACTTTCAGAATATAAAGGTGTAGACGAGATAGAGAGCAAGAGAGTGCTTAGATATCTCATTCCTCTCCACATAGAGGAAGCGTGCCTTAAATGTCACTCTGCCAAGGAGAAAATACCGGAGTCCATACTGGAAGCTTATCCTGAAGACAAGGCCACGGACTATACCTTTGGAGACTTGCGAGGCGCTATCTCTGTGGCAGTGCCTATAGACAGGGCTGAAGCAGAAATCAAAGGAAACCTGGTCCATCTGACAATTGTAACTACCGTAGGGATGATATTCCTGGTAACCTTTGTCTTTATTGCGATGAATATCACGATTAAGAGGAAAAATGAAACCACGCATAGAAATTCTGGATAAATTAAAAGAGCACATCTTTAAAACCGTATCAATATATTATAAATCACTAAGCGACTGCAAATATGTTGACGTAAGGTTTGGGATCAGCGAATTTAAATCAGCCTGTTCTGAAAATGGACAATCAAAGGATGTTACGGATGATTATGATGCTTCGTTCGGAATAAGGGTTATTGCGGGGGGAATGGCATCGTGGGGATTCTATGGACAGTCCCTGGGGAAAAACGACTTAAAGGCCAGGGAAATATCAAGACTGATTATTAAGGGAATAGATACTGCCTATGAACGGGCAACAGCCAACGCAAAGAAAAAACAGGAGTTTGCAAAGAGTGCCGATTCGCTAACGGAAGTAAGGCTGGCAAAGATTAAAGTTTGTCAGGATACAATACCGGCAGATTTTGAAATAGACCCGCGAAAGGTTTCCCTGCAGAAGGTGTTAAAGACAAGCATGGATGTTTCCGCGCAGATGAAGATGCTTGATCCATCTGTACATTATGCAGCTACAGGGATTAAGACGGGCATAATCAGGGAGTTGTTCTGCAGTTCTGAAGGTGCAGATATTGATCAGTCATTTCCTCTGACTCAGGGCGTTGTTTATGTGTCCGCCCAGAAGGGTGAGTCCAGTCCGGAAGTCTGTTATGATTATGTTGGTGATATGAGAGGATGGGAAATAATTGAAGGCAAAAACTGTTATAATTTAAGCTT containing:
- a CDS encoding Tll0287-like domain-containing protein → MKKNLKLYSVIIVVVAIVILSISFTNFQKQSTLLREEVFDKCKMIALELKHTREYLAETMAITNMEHDETTRLLMPAIAGNEIGKKFYNATGYRLRQVSSRYRNPKNRPDRFEEQALAEFEKDKKLSEYKGVDEIESKRVLRYLIPLHIEEACLKCHSAKEKIPESILEAYPEDKATDYTFGDLRGAISVAVPIDRAEAEIKGNLVHLTIVTTVGMIFLVTFVFIAMNITIKRKNETTHRNSG